One Qiania dongpingensis genomic window carries:
- a CDS encoding L-fucose/L-arabinose isomerase family protein has product MNNVPNIKVGIVAVSRDCFPMTLSVNRRKAVAAAYEKKYGEIFECPTCVEEELGMRKALSELKEAGCNALVVYLGNFGPETPETLLAKEFDGPVMFVAAAEETGDDLVEGRGDAYCGMLNASYNLKLREVNVYIPEYPVGTAEECADMIFDFLPIARTVVGLRNLKIISFGPRPKDFLACNAPIKRLYDLGVEIEENSELDLFESFKHHAEDERIPGVVKEMEAELGAGNKKPGVLSRLAQYELTLLDWVEAHKGSREFVAIAGKCWPAFQTQFGFVPCYVNSRLTAKGIPVSCEVDIYGALSEYIGTVVSQDTVTLLDINNTVPNDMYEAEIKKKYVYSQKDTFMGFHCGNTSSGKLVSCEMRNQLIMTRTLPEESTQGTLEGDIVPGDITFFRLQSTADSKLRAYVAQGEVLPVATRSFGGIGIFAIPEMGRFYRHVLVEKNFPHHGAVAFGHFGKALYNIFRYLGVEDIGFNQPKGMLYPSENPFA; this is encoded by the coding sequence ATGAACAACGTTCCAAACATCAAAGTCGGCATTGTGGCCGTAAGCCGTGACTGCTTCCCCATGACCCTGTCGGTCAACAGGAGAAAAGCGGTAGCAGCGGCATATGAGAAAAAATATGGAGAAATTTTTGAATGTCCTACCTGCGTAGAAGAAGAGCTTGGTATGAGGAAGGCTCTTTCAGAACTGAAAGAGGCAGGATGCAATGCGCTCGTGGTATATCTGGGGAATTTTGGTCCTGAAACTCCGGAAACCCTGCTTGCCAAAGAATTTGACGGACCGGTAATGTTCGTGGCGGCTGCGGAGGAAACGGGAGATGATTTGGTGGAAGGCCGCGGAGACGCGTACTGCGGGATGCTGAACGCCAGCTACAACCTGAAGCTCCGCGAGGTCAACGTTTATATTCCGGAATATCCGGTGGGGACAGCAGAAGAATGTGCGGACATGATTTTTGATTTCCTTCCTATAGCGAGAACGGTAGTAGGACTCAGAAATCTGAAAATTATCTCCTTTGGCCCCAGGCCCAAGGATTTCCTGGCCTGCAATGCGCCCATAAAGCGCCTTTACGATCTGGGTGTGGAAATTGAAGAGAATTCTGAACTGGATTTATTTGAGTCCTTTAAGCACCATGCAGAAGATGAGAGAATCCCTGGTGTGGTAAAGGAGATGGAGGCCGAGCTGGGCGCCGGGAACAAGAAGCCGGGAGTTCTCAGCCGCCTTGCACAGTATGAATTGACTCTTCTGGATTGGGTAGAGGCGCACAAGGGTTCAAGAGAATTTGTGGCAATCGCCGGAAAATGCTGGCCTGCGTTCCAGACTCAGTTCGGATTTGTTCCTTGTTATGTGAACAGCCGGCTGACCGCCAAAGGAATACCGGTTTCATGTGAAGTGGATATATATGGCGCGCTGAGCGAGTACATAGGAACCGTCGTTAGCCAGGATACGGTGACTCTTCTGGATATCAACAATACGGTGCCTAATGATATGTATGAAGCAGAGATCAAGAAAAAGTATGTATACTCTCAAAAGGATACGTTCATGGGCTTCCATTGTGGAAATACTTCTTCCGGGAAGCTGGTATCCTGCGAGATGAGAAATCAGCTGATCATGACCAGGACGCTCCCCGAGGAGTCTACTCAGGGAACTCTGGAAGGAGATATTGTACCTGGCGACATCACATTTTTCCGTCTGCAGAGCACGGCGGACAGCAAGCTCCGCGCTTATGTGGCACAGGGAGAAGTCCTTCCCGTGGCGACCAGATCCTTTGGAGGAATCGGCATCTTTGCGATACCGGAAATGGGACGTTTCTACCGTCATGTGCTGGTAGAGAAGAATTTCCCTCATCACGGGGCGGTGGCCTTCGGCCATTTCGGCAAGGCGCTGTATAATATATTCCGTTATTTGGGAGTGGAGGATATCGGATTCAATCAGCCTAAAGGTATGTTGTATCCCAGCGAGAATCCATTTGCCTGA
- a CDS encoding lysophospholipid acyltransferase family protein, with amino-acid sequence MKRICLMVLRLFYIAPVWFFKIWSWGRNDRHTEAEKFALLKRVTIRANRAGRVVIEPHGLENLPKEPGYIMFPNHQGLFDVLGFLEAAPMPFTVVMKKEVENIFLLKQVRLLLKAQSIDREDLRDSLRVINRMTEEVKQGRNYLIFAEGTRSKGGNHLLDFKGGSFKSAINAKCPIVPVAVIDSYKAFDTHSIEKVTVQLHYLEPLRYEDYKGMRTIEIAKIVRGRIEAVMKEYADDWQ; translated from the coding sequence ATGAAACGTATTTGTCTGATGGTACTCCGGCTGTTTTATATTGCGCCCGTCTGGTTTTTCAAAATCTGGAGCTGGGGACGGAATGACAGACACACGGAGGCCGAGAAGTTTGCCCTGCTGAAGCGTGTGACGATCCGGGCCAACCGTGCGGGCCGGGTCGTGATTGAACCGCATGGCCTGGAGAATCTCCCAAAGGAGCCGGGCTATATCATGTTCCCCAATCATCAGGGGCTTTTTGACGTGCTGGGATTTTTGGAAGCGGCTCCAATGCCGTTTACAGTGGTGATGAAAAAAGAAGTGGAAAATATTTTTTTGCTGAAGCAGGTCCGTCTTCTTTTAAAAGCCCAGAGTATTGACCGGGAAGATCTGCGGGATTCTCTTCGGGTGATCAACCGGATGACGGAGGAAGTGAAACAGGGCCGCAATTATCTGATATTTGCAGAAGGGACCAGGAGCAAGGGCGGGAACCATCTTCTCGATTTCAAGGGAGGTAGCTTTAAAAGTGCTATAAATGCCAAATGTCCGATTGTCCCGGTGGCCGTCATTGACAGCTATAAAGCGTTTGACACACATTCCATTGAAAAAGTGACCGTGCAGCTTCACTATCTTGAGCCTCTCCGGTACGAAGACTATAAAGGGATGCGTACCATAGAGATTGCGAAAATAGTGAGAGGGCGGATTGAGGCGGTCATGAAAGAATACGCCGATGACTGGCAGTAA
- a CDS encoding dihydroxyacetone kinase family protein has product MKKIINAPENYVDEMLEGIYVAHPDLVTYVNDDLRCLVTANKKEGKVGIATGGGSGHLPLFLGYVGRGMLDGCCVGDVFQSPSSEQMLAVTKSIDSGAGVLYIYGNYNGDIFNFDMAAEMAEFEDGIRVESVLGADDVASGPLPGDGEKSIRRGVAGIFFVYKCAGAAADEMMSLDEVKRIAEKAAASVRTMGVALTPCIVPRVGHPGFSIGDDEMEIGMGIHGETGIRRGKLEPADEIVEEMLEKILGDFDEIDGSTVAVLVNGLGATTLDEQYIVTRKIDQILKGRNIDVKKYYVGEYATALEMAGVSISVLKLDEELEQLLLKPAQTPFFRQGSMNEESTINRAKKCAESTTQKAGESGNIEEADADTNILADFLKNVKEIMADKKDYLIDLDSVVGDGDLGLTMSDGFAAAYKAVHGSGEADSGKLLYAAGKAMSIAVPSTMGTLMASGLMQAGKRLRGKTELGLAEYVELFEGYTEGVMNLGKAKVGDKTFLDGIVPAVEAMKAAKEAGKDVKEAAHDAREAAEKGFKATTSMVAVHGRAATRGEASRSLQDPGAAVAMLVMEAFDRTV; this is encoded by the coding sequence ATCTGGTGACTTATGTGAACGACGACCTGCGCTGCCTGGTCACGGCCAATAAAAAGGAAGGAAAAGTAGGCATCGCGACGGGCGGCGGGTCCGGACATCTTCCCCTGTTCCTGGGTTATGTGGGAAGAGGCATGCTGGATGGCTGCTGTGTGGGCGATGTGTTCCAGTCCCCCAGCTCTGAACAAATGCTGGCAGTTACGAAGTCTATTGATTCCGGCGCAGGTGTTCTTTATATTTATGGAAATTACAACGGAGATATTTTCAACTTTGACATGGCGGCTGAGATGGCCGAGTTTGAGGATGGAATCCGGGTGGAAAGTGTCCTCGGGGCCGACGATGTCGCTTCCGGTCCTCTCCCTGGAGATGGCGAAAAGAGCATCCGCCGCGGCGTTGCCGGTATTTTCTTTGTGTATAAGTGTGCGGGAGCAGCAGCGGACGAGATGATGAGCCTGGATGAAGTAAAGCGTATAGCGGAAAAAGCTGCGGCGAGCGTCCGGACGATGGGCGTGGCTCTGACACCCTGTATCGTTCCGCGTGTGGGACATCCCGGCTTTTCCATCGGCGATGATGAAATGGAGATAGGCATGGGGATTCATGGTGAGACCGGAATCCGCAGAGGTAAGCTGGAACCCGCTGATGAGATAGTAGAAGAGATGCTGGAAAAGATCTTGGGCGACTTTGATGAAATAGACGGCAGTACTGTGGCCGTTCTGGTAAATGGATTGGGAGCGACGACCCTGGATGAGCAGTATATTGTTACCAGGAAGATCGATCAGATCTTGAAAGGAAGAAACATTGACGTAAAGAAATACTATGTTGGAGAATATGCAACAGCCCTGGAGATGGCCGGCGTATCCATCTCGGTTCTTAAGCTGGACGAGGAGCTGGAGCAGCTTCTGCTCAAGCCCGCGCAGACTCCTTTTTTCCGTCAGGGAAGCATGAATGAGGAAAGTACTATAAATCGCGCAAAAAAATGTGCTGAGAGCACAACACAAAAGGCGGGAGAAAGTGGTAATATAGAGGAAGCGGATGCGGATACGAACATTTTGGCTGACTTTTTAAAGAACGTCAAGGAAATAATGGCGGATAAAAAGGATTATCTGATCGATCTGGACAGCGTAGTCGGAGACGGGGATCTGGGTCTGACTATGTCCGACGGTTTTGCCGCCGCTTATAAAGCGGTACATGGAAGCGGAGAAGCGGATTCCGGAAAGCTGCTGTATGCGGCTGGAAAAGCGATGTCGATTGCCGTGCCTTCTACCATGGGGACTTTGATGGCTTCCGGTCTCATGCAGGCAGGAAAACGTCTGAGGGGTAAGACGGAACTGGGCCTGGCAGAATATGTTGAGCTTTTTGAGGGTTATACAGAAGGAGTCATGAACCTGGGCAAAGCAAAGGTCGGCGATAAAACGTTTCTGGATGGCATAGTTCCTGCTGTGGAAGCGATGAAAGCGGCCAAGGAAGCGGGAAAAGATGTAAAGGAAGCGGCTCATGACGCGAGAGAAGCGGCAGAGAAAGGCTTTAAGGCTACGACATCCATGGTAGCGGTCCACGGCAGAGCGGCGACCAGAGGAGAGGCTTCCCGGTCACTGCAGGATCCCGGAGCAGCAGTAGCGATGCTGGTCATGGAAGCATTTGACCGGACAGTCTGA